One segment of bacterium DNA contains the following:
- the tuf gene encoding elongation factor Tu, with the protein MAKEKFQRTKPHINVGTIGHVDHGKTTLTAAITLNLSHHNLATYVSFDEIDKAPEERERGITINTAHVEYQSEKRHYAHVDCPGHADYVKNMVTGAAQMDGAILVVSAADGPMPQTREHILLARQVGVPYIIVFLNKTDMLDDPELLELVEMECRDLLTQYEYPGNEVPFIKGSALKALEKGTGDKNDPDIKCIFELLDALDNYIPLPERATDRPFLMPIEDVFTITGRGTVSTGRIDRGIIKVGDKVDIVGMRDKIESTTVTGVEMFRKLLDQGQAGDNVGCLLRGTERKDIQRGMVLAAPGSITPHTRFTSQVYILTKEEGGRHTPFFPGYRPQFFFRTTDVTGNIAELQDAEMVMPGDTVRMTVELITPIAMEKELRFAIREGGRTVGAGVVTDILK; encoded by the coding sequence ATGGCTAAGGAAAAATTCCAGCGCACCAAGCCCCACATCAACGTGGGCACCATCGGTCACGTGGATCACGGCAAGACGACCCTCACGGCGGCCATTACGCTGAACTTGTCGCACCACAACCTGGCCACCTACGTCAGCTTCGACGAGATCGACAAGGCCCCGGAAGAGCGGGAGCGCGGCATCACCATCAATACCGCCCACGTGGAGTACCAGTCCGAGAAGCGGCACTACGCGCACGTGGACTGCCCGGGCCACGCCGACTACGTCAAGAACATGGTCACCGGCGCCGCCCAGATGGACGGGGCCATCCTCGTCGTCTCCGCCGCCGACGGGCCCATGCCACAGACCCGAGAGCACATCCTCCTGGCCCGGCAGGTCGGCGTGCCCTACATCATCGTCTTCCTGAACAAAACCGACATGCTCGACGACCCCGAGCTCCTGGAGCTGGTCGAGATGGAGTGCCGGGATCTGCTGACCCAGTACGAGTACCCCGGCAACGAAGTCCCCTTCATCAAAGGGTCCGCCCTCAAGGCCCTGGAGAAGGGCACCGGCGACAAGAACGATCCCGACATCAAATGCATCTTCGAGCTCCTCGACGCCCTGGACAACTACATCCCGCTGCCCGAGCGCGCCACCGACAGGCCATTCCTGATGCCCATCGAGGACGTCTTCACCATCACCGGGCGCGGGACCGTCAGCACCGGCCGCATAGACCGCGGAATCATCAAGGTCGGCGACAAGGTGGACATCGTGGGCATGCGCGACAAGATCGAATCCACCACCGTCACCGGCGTCGAGATGTTCCGCAAGCTCCTGGATCAGGGCCAGGCCGGCGACAACGTGGGATGCCTCCTGCGCGGCACCGAGCGCAAGGACATCCAGCGCGGAATGGTGCTGGCCGCTCCGGGCTCCATCACACCGCACACGAGGTTCACCTCCCAGGTGTACATCCTGACCAAGGAAGAAGGCGGCCGACACACACCCTTCTTCCCTGGATACCGGCCCCAGTTCTTCTTCCGCACCACCGACGTCACCGGCAACATCGCCGAGCTCCAGGACGCCGAGATGGTCATGCCCGGCGACACGGTGAGGATGACCGTGGAGCTCATCACCCCCATCGCCATGGAGAAGGAACTGCGCTTCGCCATCCGCGAGGGCGGCCGCACCGTCGGCGCCGGCGTCGTCACCGATATCCTCAAGTAA